A single region of the Salvia miltiorrhiza cultivar Shanhuang (shh) chromosome 8, IMPLAD_Smil_shh, whole genome shotgun sequence genome encodes:
- the LOC130998745 gene encoding uncharacterized protein LOC130998745 yields the protein MESVVKDLQAQIRTLSAQVDTQLRQSQADFQKQLDEFMVILKNTHSSSSIDDASNTFPHGRPPFVRLDVPRFDGTDPYSWIFKIEEYFGYHNTPDAQRLQIVSFHLDGKASTWFQWLKSQHMLSSWSDFLNRVKSRFGDSQFDDPEGTLAKLSQQCSVANYQSTFESLMGRTKGISEPLLISFYISGLKPSIRRDLQLNRPPTLDETFALSRVFESKYMDSQTDARTFARPLPRPTLPTAVTTNSTTAVPPIPPRPSAVSSSPSPVRCDSPTIPVRRLTPAETREKRERGLCFHCDQRWNPSHRCKTPSTVLLLAGDDATFSLEAHDILDSPDHPLDDDIILGDVSSLHSLSGAAQPRSLRLWGSIQTQRFQMIDYGSTHNFITPNLAQRLKSSLTAIPNFWVYIGNGDFIICQHKCMAVSIDLQGTSFTCELFVLPIKGPDIILGIQWLQELGQVIHDYRCGHMEFEWHGKRVILDDDNFLTSHQVSFSMLQSLVNSGEVEVDTIYEIWHIGPHQRELHPFDLQTIPPAFHKVLTEFTDVFDAPRGLPPRRLLEHRIYLAPGSKPVNVRPYRYPYFQKNEMERLVREMLDQGIIRPSQSPFSSPVLLVKKKDGSYRFCVDYRALNAVTVKDKFPISTVDELLDELGQSTVFSKLDLRAGFHQIRVHDKDIFKTAFRTHDGHFEFLVMPFGLTNASSTFQATMNFILKDFLRRFSHCFFVKFSKCTSGTSSVDYLGHIVSSGTVRADPAKIEAMLAWPIPSSAKKLQGFLGLTDYYRKFVQNYAAIASPLTDLLCKDSFVWSDNASIAFHALKQAMASTPILRLHDFSK from the exons ATGGAGTCCGTAGTAAAGGATTTGCAGGCACAAATCCGCACTCTCAGTGCTCAAGTGGATACTCAACTTCGCCAATCTCAGGCGGATTTTCAGAAGcagttggatgaattcatggtgaTACTCAAGAACACCCACTCGTCATCGTCCATCGATGATGCCTCCAATACTTTTCCACACGGCCGCCCTCCTTTTGTTCGCCTTGACGTTCCCCGCTTTGATGGCACTGATCCATACTCTTGGATCTTTAAGATCGAGGAATATTTTGGCTACCATAACACTCCCGACGCTCAACGCCTTCAAATTGTCTCTTTTCATCTTGATGGCAAGGCTTCTACTTGGTTTCAATGGCTGAAATCTCAACACATGCTCTCTTCTTGGTCAGATTTCTTGAACCGTGTCAAATCTCGTTTTGGTGATTCACAGTTTGACGATCCCGAGGGTACGTTGGCTAAGCTCTCGCAACAATGCTCTGTTGCAAATTACCAATCAACCTTTGAGTCCTTAATGGGTCGCACTAAGGGTATCTCGGAACCCCtacttatttcattttatatttcAGGACTCAAGCCGTCGATTCGTCGTGATCTCCAATTGAATCGACCGCCTACATTAGATGAGACTTTTGCTTTGTCTCGAGTGTTTGAGAGCAAATATATGGACTCCCAAACTGATGCACGTACTTTTGCTCGCCCACTACCTCGCCCTACTTTACCAACAGCCGTGACGACCAATTCCACCACTGCGGTCCCGCCAATTCCTCCTCGGCCCTCTGCCGTTTCGTCGTCCCCTTCTCCTGTACGGTGCGACTCGCCCACCATTCCTGTTCGGCGCCTCACTCCTGCAGAGACTCGTGAGAAGCGCGAACGAGGGTTGTGCTTCCATTGTGATCAGCGATGGAATCCATCCCACCGCTGTAAGACTCCGAGCACGGTTTTGCTCCTCGCCGGTGATGATGCTACTTTCTCTCTTGAGGCTCATGATATCTTAGACTCGCCTGACCATCCTCTAGATGATGACATCATTTTGGGAGATGTATCCAGCCTTCACTCTCTCTCGGGCGCCGCTCAGCCCCGTTCTCTTCGCTTATGGGGCAGCATACAGACACAAAGGTTTCAGATGATTGATTATGGTAGCACTCATAATTTTATCACCCCTAACCTTGCACAGCGCCTCAAGTCATCGCTTACTGCCATCCCAAATTTTTGGGTGTATATTGGCAATGGAGATTTTATTATTTGCCAACATAAATGCATGGCTGTTTCTATTGATCTTCAAGGGACTTCTTTCACCTGCGAATTATTTGTGTTGCCAATCAAGGGACCTGATATTATTCTTGGTATTCAATGGCTCCAAGAATTAGGCCAAGTAATTCATGATTATCGGTGTGGTCATATGGAGTTTGAGTGGCATGGCAAGCGGGTTATTCTGGACGATGATAACTTTTTGACTTCTCATCAAGTTAGTTTCTCCATGTTGCAGTCACTTGTAAACTCTGGTGAGGTCGAGGTCGACACTATTTATGAAATCTGGCATATTGGTCCACACCAGCGAGAACTCCATCCATTTGATCTTCAAACCATCCCACCAGCTTTCCACAAGGTCCTCACTGAATTTACCGATGTCTTTGATGCCCCGCGCGGCCTTCCCCCACGTCGTTTGCTCGAACATCGCATTTATCTTGCACCAGGCAGCAAACCGGTTAATGTTCGGCCTTACCGCTAtccttattttcaaaaaaatgaaatggaaCGGTTGGTTCGTGAGATGTTGGATCAGGGGATTATACGCCCGAGTCAAAGCCCGTTTTCCTCTCCCGTGCTTTTAGTCAAGAAGAAAGACGGCTCCTACCGTTTCTGTGTTGATTATCGTGCTCTCAACGCTGTCACTGTTAAGGATAAATTCCCTATTTCTACAGTTGATGAACTCCTTGATGAACTTGGTCAGTCTACAGTATTCTCTAAATTGGATCTACGTGCCGGTTTTCACCAAATTCGTGTTCACGATAAGGATATCTTTAAGACGGCGTTTCGCACTCATGATGGCCATTTTGAGTTTCTTGTCATGCCTTTCGGGCTTACTAATGCCTCATCCACATTCCAAGCGACCATGAACTTTATTCTCAAGGATTTCCTACGTCGCttc TCCCATTGTTTTTTTGTGAAATTCTCCAAATGTACTTCTGGCACGTCTTCGGTGGATTACTTGGGTCATATTGTTAGCTCCGGCACAGTGCGCGCGGATCCTGCCAAAATAGAAGCAATGCTAGCATGGCCCATCCCATCTTCTGCCAAGAAACTTCAGGGCTTCCTCGGTTTAACCGACTACTATCGCAAATTTGTTCAGAACTATGCTGCCATCGCTTCTCCTCTCACCGATCTCCTTTGTAAAGACAGTTTTGTGTGGTCCGATAATGCCTCAATTGCTTTTCATGCTCTCAAACAGGCGATGGCCTCGACACCTATCTTGCGTTTGCATGATTTTTCTAAATAG
- the LOC130998746 gene encoding putative late blight resistance protein homolog R1A-10 codes for MAAYAALVSVMNIIEQMMSHPRLSIVFDKKQIESLGEKADGLLDFITNTNIDGGSKQASDLESQIASAAHAAEDVIESHIFDQIHAGSSHGCSLLDLQQIIEEMDGIMRKGAELKEKWRAREEQAAHGDVDVVEEKQPLTTTGKASPVGLEDDVIHIMDKLTIHQSKQLIISIVGMGGTGKTTLALNVYENSLIQRHFDIRAWATVSQQYSAHEIFSKLLSSIGQSGSGNDLGVKLHQTLCGRRYLIVLDDIWSVEAWDEVRLYFPDNGNGSRIVLTTRLSDVASDCGSSSCITMKPLKKDQSWVLFCRNAFQQEHCPYPQLESVGNKIVRLCRGLPLSIVVIGGFLLKSPRTVGFREDVAKNIKSIPTSTEKQEILDVLSLSYSHLPPHLKPCFLYMGIFEEDREIRASRIIKLWVAEGFIKPKRAQMLEEIAEGYLNDLVDRNLVLVGRYRYNGKIRSCRLHDLIRDLCLKVSEKDKFFYAKRALGNMTEERRFICHDFIESEDVHGM; via the coding sequence ATGGCAGCTTATGCAGCTCTGGTTTCTGTGATGAACATTATTGAGCAGATGATGAGCCATCCTCGCCTTTCAATTGTATTCGACAAGAAACAGATTGAATCCCTTGGGGAAAAGGCTGATGGCTTGCTCGACTTCATAACCAACACTAATATTGATGGAGGTAGCAAACAAGCATCAGATCTGGAGAGTCAAATCGCATCTGCAGCTCACGCAGCTGAAGATGTGATTGAATCACACATTTTCGATCAAATTCATGCTGGATCCAGTCATGGATGCTCGTTGTTGGATCTGCAACAAATAATTGAAGAAATGGATGGTATCATGAGAAAGGGTGCTGAGCTCAAGGAGAAATGGCGAGCGAGAGAGGAGCAAGCTGCACATGGTGACGTGGATGTTGTGGAGGAGAAACAACCTCTCACCACCACTGGAAAGGCTTCTCCGGTGGGACTCGAAGACGACGTGATCCACATCATGGACAAGCTCACCATACATCAATCCAAGCAGCTCATCATCTCGATTGTGGGGATGGGCGGCACGGGTAAGACCACGCTTGCTctaaatgtttatgaaaattcaCTCATCCAGAGACACTTTGACATTCGTGCTTGGGCTACTGTATCTCAACAATACAGTGCACACGAAATCTTTTCAAAACTTCTCTCTAGCATAGGGCAAAGTGGAAGTGGAAATGATTTAGGGGTAAAGTTGCATCAGACTTTATGTGGTAGACGATATCTGATTGTATTAGATGACATATGGAGTGTCGAAGCTTGGGATGAGGTGAGGCTTTACTTTCCTGATAATGGGAATGGAAGTCGGATCGTTTTAACTACTAGGTTGTCGGATGTGGCTAGTGATTGTGGCTCTAGTTCTTGCATCACCATGAAACCTTTAAAAAAGGATCAAAGTTGGGTGTTGTTTTGCAGAAACGCTTTCCAGCAAGAGCATTGCCCTTATCCTCAACTAGAAAGTGTGGGAAATAAGATTGTTAGATTGTGCAGAGGACTACCCTTGTCAATTGTTGTGATTGGAGGGTTTCTTCTCAAATCGCCTAGGACTGTAGGATTCCGGGAGGATGTTGCCAAGAATATAAAATCAATCCCCACTTCAACAGAAAAGCAGGAGATCTTAGATGTGTTATCTCTAAGCTATAGTCACTTGCCCCCTCATCTGAAACCATGTTTTCTTTATATGGGAATTTTTGAGGAGGACCGTGAGATTCGTGCATCACGAATCATCAAACTTTGGGTTGCTGAAGGATTTATCAAACCGAAGAGAGCCCAAATGTTAGAAGAGATTGCAGAGGGGTACTTGAATGACTTAGTTGACAGGAATCTTGTTCTTGTTGGCAGATATCGATATAATGGGAAGATTAGGTCTTGTCGACTTCACGATCTGATAAGAGATCTGTGCTTGAAAGTATCTGAGAAAGACAAGTTCTTCTATGCCAAGAGGGCACTCGGCAACATGACTGAGGAGCGTCGCTTCATATGTCATGACTTCATCGAGAGTGAAGATGTTCATGGTATGTAG
- the LOC130998747 gene encoding putative late blight resistance protein homolog R1A-10 yields the protein MAAYAALVSVMNIIEQMMSHPRLSTALDKKQIESLGAKADGLLELITNTNIDGGNKEASDLESQIASAAHAAEDVIESHIVDQIPAGDCQASHGCSLLDLQQIIEEMDGIMRKGAELKEKWRAREEQAAHGDMDVVEEKQPLTTTTGKASPVGLEDDVISIMDKLTIHQPKQQIISIVGMGGMGKTTLALNVYENSFIKEHFDIRAWATVSQQYSAQEIFSKLLSSIGQSGSGNDLGLKLHQTLCGRRYLIVLDDIWSVEAWDEVRRYFPDNGNGSKIVLTTRLSDVASGCGSRSCITMKPLDEDKSWVLFCRSAFQQEHCPYPQLESVGNEIVRLCRGLPLSIVVIGGFLLKSPRTVGFWKEFAKNIKSIPNSTEKQEILDVLSLSYNHLPPHLKPCFLYMGIFREDSEIRASRIIKLWVAEGFIKPKRAQMLEEIAEGYLNDLVDRNLVLVGRYRYNGKIRSCRLHDLIRDLCLKVSEKDKFFYVNRALDNMSKERRFICPDFIKNENVHEMSDAWALDNMTKERRFICHDFIKSDYVHEMSDAPKSAPLLRSLVCRGDKLPPVVFKMLRILNMISNCSEAVVMQNLNLRFLTFQPLASRTLVWLPSSIAFIWNLQTLTINAELVVAPIEIWSMSQLRHVECTRIYLPRPLPNDCVVMGNLQTLTKAVNLRLSEEVCKRIPNTNKLHLIYGKDLEGYEECLFDHLHNLGSLHKLQSLKLVVSTFPNQSSCNADRLKCALPVSLKKLSLARCSLDWNDLTIIGSLPQLEALELVDSVKGQKWSPVNGEFLRLRFLSIVDWTCDLRCWDADSSHFPVLEKLRLEGLWHLEEIPLDIGEIPTLEVISVDGCSESAEISAMKIKEEQESLGNEGLQVQISSRKDIDNRKLRDEEVLMHLEEEVRLYIGEITTLVDGCSESADVSAMKIKEEEESLGNEGLQVQISSMKYFSSNINCSLEISSCKAVRLSLIVVKEMKL from the coding sequence ATGGCAGCTTATGCAGCTCTGGTTTCTGTGATGAACATCATTGAGCAGATGATGAGCCATCCTCGCCTTTCAACTGCTCTCGACAAGAAACAGATTGAATCCCTTGGGGCAAAGGCTGATGGCTTGCTCGAATTGATTACCAACACTAATATTGACGGAGGTAACAAAGAAGCATCAGATCTGGAGAGTCAAATCGCATCTGCAGCTCACGCAGCTGAAGATGTGATTGAATCGCACATTGTCGATCAAATTCCTGCTGGAGACTGTCAAGCAAGTCATGGATGCTCTTTGTTGGATCTGCAACAAATAATTGAAGAAATGGATGGTATAATGAGAAAGGGTGCTGAGCTCAAGGAGAAATGGCGAGCGAGAGAGGAGCAAGCTGCACATGGTGACATGGATGTTGTGGAGGAGAAACAACctctcaccaccaccaccggaaAGGCTTCTCCGGTGGGACTCGAAGACGACGTGATCAGCATCATGGACAAGCTCACCATACATCAACCCAAGCAGCAAATCATCTCGATTGTTGGGATGGGCGGCATGGGTAAGACCACGCTTGCTctaaatgtttatgaaaattcaTTCATCAAGGAACACTTTGACATTCGTGCTTGGGCTACTGTATCTCAACAATACAGTGCACAAGAAATCTTTTCAAAACTTCTCTCTAGCATAGGGCAAAGTGGAAGTGGAAATGATTTAGGGCTAAAGTTGCATCAGACTTTATGTGGTAGACGATATCTGATTGTATTAGATGACATATGGAGTGTCGAAGCTTGGGATGAGGTGAGGCGTTACTTTCCTGATAATGGGAATGGAAGTAAGATCGTTTTAACTACTAGGTTGTCGGATGTGGCTAGTGGTTGTGGCTCTAGATCTTGCATCACAATGAAACCTTTAGATGAGGATAAAAGTTGGGTGTTGTTTTGCAGAAGCGCTTTCCAGCAAGAACATTGCCCTTATCCTCAACTAGAAAGTGTGGGAAAtgagattgttagattgtgcAGAGGACTACCCTTGTCAATTGTTGTGATTGGAGGGTTTCTTCTCAAATCGCCGAGGACTGTAGGATTCTGGAAGGAGTTTGCCAAGAATATAAAATCAATCCCCAATTCAACAGAGAAGCAAGAGATCTTAGATGTTTTATCTTTAAGCTATAATCACTTGCCCCCTCATCTGAAACCATGTTTTCTTTATATGGGGATTTTCCGGGAGGACAGTGAGATTCGTGCATCACGAATCATCAAACTTTGGGTTGCTGAAGGATTTATCAAACCGAAGAGAGCTCAAATGTTAGAAGAGATTGCAGAGGGGTACTTGAATGACTTAGTTGACAGGAATCTTGTTCTTGTTGGCAGATATCGATATAATGGGAAGATTAGGTCTTGTCGACTTCACGATCTGATAAGAGATCTGTGCTTGAAAGTGTCTGAGAAAGACAAGTTCTTCTATGTCAACAGGGCACTCGACAACATGAGTAAGGAGCGTCGCTTCATATGTCCTGACTTCATCAAGAATGAAAATGTTCATGAGATGTCTGATGCTTGGGCACTGGACAACATGACCAAGGAGCGTCGCTTCATATGTCATGACTTCATCAAAAGTGATTATGTTCATGAGATGTCTGATGCTCCGAAATCAGCGCCGCTTCTTCGTTCTCTGGTATGTAGAGGGGACAAGCTGCCACCGGTTGTGTTTAAGATGTTGAGGATTTTGAATATGATTAGCAACTGTTCTGAGGCAGTTGTAATGCAGAACTTGAACCTGCGGTTCCTTACTTTCCAACCTTTGGCTTCCCGCACCTTGGTTTGGCTTCCTTCTTCAATAGCCTTCATTTGGAACCTGCAAACATTGACAATTAATGCGGAACTTGTCGTTGCACCAATTGAAATTTGGAGCATGTCACAACTTAGGCATGTGGAGTGCACACGGATTTATCTTCCCCGTCCTCTTCCAAATGACTGTGTTGTCATGGGAAACTTACAGACATTGACAAAAGCAGTAAATTTGAGGTTGAGTGAGGAGGTGTGTAAGAGAATTCCCAACACCAACAAATTGCATCTAATCTACGGTAAAGATTTGGAGGGCTATGAAGAATGCTTGTTCGACCATCTCCACAATCTTGGCAGCCTACATAAACTTCAATCACTAAAGCTAGTAGTTTCCACCTTTCCTAACCAATCCTCATGCAATGCAGATCGGCTCAAGTGTGCATTGCCGGTATCTCTGAAGAAGCTGTCACTGGCACGCTGCAGTCTTGACTGGAATGATCTAACAATCATCGGTTCTTTGCCCCAATTAGAAGCTCTCGAGCTAGTTGATTCCGTCAAGGGACAGAAGTGGAGTCCGGTTAACGGGGAGTTTCTCCGCCTTAGATTCTTGAGCATTGTTGATTGGACTTGTGATCTGAGATGTTGGGATGCAGACAGCTCCCATTTCCCTGTTTTGGAGAAGCTTAGACTTGAGGGATTGTGGCACTTGGAAGAGATCCCTTTGGATATTGGGGAAATTCCGACACTTGAAGTTATTAGTGTGGATGGATGCAGTGAGTCTGCTGAAATTTCGGCGATGAAAATAAAGGAAGAACAAGAGAGTCTGGGAAATGAGGGCCTTCAAGTTCAAATATCATCAAGGAAAGATATTGACAATCGGAAGCTTAGAGATGAAGAAGTATTGATGCACTTGGAAGAAGAGGTCCGTTTGTATATTGGGGAAATTACGACACTTGTGGATGGATGCAGTGAGTCTGCTGACGTTTCGGCGATGAAAataaaggaagaagaagagagtcTAGGAAATGAGGGCCTTCAAGTTCAAATATCATCAATGAAGTATTTCAGTTCTAACATTAACTGCAGCCTCGAGATATCTTCATGTAAAGCCGTTAGATTATCTCTGATTGTTGTGAAGGAAATGAAATTGTAA
- the LOC130999386 gene encoding uncharacterized protein LOC130999386 — protein MLTGGEKYQIKGCAGEDGFSQVFKDYVNNNPNDVIALKWHIPPDLVRRRMQLEGAGGRARVYRKGLVWTLRHIFMKEGWLALYWGILPEYYKVGPDAGIIFVPSLYDLL, from the exons ATGCTAACAG GTGGAGAAAAGTATCAGATCAAAGGGTGTGCAGGTGAGGATGGGTTTTCTCAGGTGTTCAAAGACTATGTGAACAACAATCCTAATGATGTTATTGCCCTTAAG TGGCATATCCCCCCGGATCTTGTGAGGCGTAGAATGCAGTTGGAAGGAGCTGGTGGTAGAGCTCGTGTTTACAGAAAGGGTCTGGTGTGGACTCTGAGGCACATATTCATGAAGGAAGGTTGGCTTGCCCTGTATTGGGGGATTCTGCCCGAATACTACAAAGTCGGGCCCGACGCGGGCATCATCTTCGTGCCCAGCCTGTATGACCTGTTGTGA